The region GGGATGATGTGGTCGACCGTCGCGTGCGTGCGTTCGGGGTACGCGACCTCCAACCCCCGCTCTTCGAGCATACCGAACGCCTGCGGGCTGGTCACCTCGTGGATGAGGTGGAGGCCGACGAACAGTTGGTCCTGTCCGCTGGGGAGGCTACGAACTTTGTGGCGGTCCCAGACCGTATCGTAGAGCGTGCCTCGGCTCATTCGTCGTCGTCCTCCGCTTGGTCTGCCGGTACGTCCTCGGATTTCCCTTCCCCACCGCGTTCGTACACCTCACTCGCAGCCGGGGCATCCTCACGCGGGGTGTGGTCGATTTCGCCCATCGACTCCGCCTCATCAGCCCCCTCGTCGGGCTCGCCCTCTGCTTTGCCGCCGTCCACGATGGCGACGCGCCCGCGCGTGTAAACCTGTGAGTCGCCGAAGGATTCGCCCGTTTCGGGATTGGTGTGGTTCACGCTGCCCATCGTTTGGCTGGGGGTCTCCGCTGCCGGGTCGGTCCCGTGGGTGTCAGTCGTCGCTCGGTCCCGCTCGGAATCGTCGGTCGGTGTAAAGACGGTCATTGCTCAGTCGTCCGCTGTGGTCGTCGCTCGTTCCCGTTCCTCCTCGCTCTCGGTGTCCTCGCTCCAGGCGAACAGCGACCGAAGCTCTCTGCCCACCTGCTCGATGTCGTGTTCGGCCTCCGCGCGACGGCGCTGGCCGTACTCGGGGCGACCCGCCTGGTTCTCGACGACCCACTCGCGGGCAAATTTCCCCTGCTGGACGTCCTCGAGCACTTTCTCCATGTTCGCCCGCGTGTGGTCGTCGACAACCTGCTCGCCACGCGTGAGACCGCCGTACTCCGCAGTGTCGGAGACGGAGTCCCACATCTCGCCGAGTCCGCCCTCGTAGAACAGGTCGACGATGAGCTTCATCTCGTTCAGACACTCGAAATAGGCCATCTCACGGGAGTAGCCCGCATCGACCAGCGTCTCGTAGCCAGCGCGGATGAGTTCGGTCACGCCACCACAAAGCACCGCCTGCTCGCCGAACAGGTCAGTCTCGGTCTCCTCGCGGAACGTGGTCTCGATGACACCCGCGCGAGTACAGCCGATGGCGGCCGCGTAGGCCAGCGCCTCCTCGCGTGCTTCGCCGCTCGTGTCACGGTAGACCGCAAACAGGCCCGGCGTGCCCTCGCCGCGCTCGAACTGGCGGCGCACGATGTGGCCGGGACCCTTTGGCGCGACCATGGTCACATCGACGCCCTCGGGGGGTTCGACCTGGTCGTAGTGGATGTTGAACCCGTGGGCGAACTGGAGCGTATCGCCGGCATCGATACCGTCGGAAATCTCCTCGTAGACGGCGGGCTGCACGCTGTCGGGGACGAGCATCGAAATCACGTCCGCTTGTGCCGCCGCCTTCGTGGGCGTCGTTACAGTGTGGCCGTCCGCCTTCGCGACGTCGCGGGAGCCGGAATCGTTCCGGAGCCCCACCACCACGTCCACCCCGCTGTCTGCGAGGTTACTGGCATGGGCGTGGCCTTGGCTGCCGTAGCCCAGGACTGCGACAGTCTTGTCAGTGATATAGCTCGATTCGGCGTCGTCGTCGGTGAAAACCTTGGTGTCAGTCATCAGCGTGTGTTGGTGGTCGCGTGGTCGTCTCACTGTTCGTGTGGCCGGGGTACTCCCCGGCGTCAGTCATGCGTTCGTAGCGTGCTTCTTCGGCGTCGGTCGTCCACTCGTCGCCACGGGCTAGCGCGGTGCTCCCCGTCCGGGTGAGTTCGCGGATGCCGAACTGCCGGAAGGCGTCGATTGCGTCGTCGACCTTGGTGGGTTCGCAGGTCACCTCCACCGTGATGGTCCACGGGCCGACGTCGAGCACAGTGCCGTCATGCATCTCCGCGACGGCCTGAACTTCGGCGGGCCGGTCGCCGTGAACCTTCAGTAGCACCAGTTCGCGCCGGATCGAGTCTCGGCCCAGTTCGCGGACGGAGATCACCGGCACGAGCTTCTGGAGCTGTTTCTCGACCTGTCGGACGCCTGGTTCTGGCTCCTCAACGACCAGCGTCAGGCGCGCCGTCTCTGGGTTGGTCGTCTCGCCGACAGTCAGCGAAGCGATGTTGAACTGCCGGCGGCTCACGAGGCCGGCGACTGCTGCCAGCACGCCGGGTTCGTGTTTGACCAGTGCAGAGATGGTGGTCCGTCGGGGGTCGTGGCTCGCCTCTGCGTCTGGGTCGACGCGAACGCCCTGGTTCGACCGGCGCCCGCTGGGTCGTGGCCGCTCCTCGGGTGTCGGGCCGTGCAGGCCCTTTCGGTCAGAACCCGCGTCGCGGTTCCGGCTCATAGCTGCTCCTCCATCAGCGCGAAGCCGCTGTTGTCGCCGCCACTGGCGACCATCGGGAAGACGTTCTCCTCGGGGTCGATGTGGGCGTCGACGACCGCGGGGCCGTTGTACTCCCGGGCGGCCGTGAGGGTGTCTGCGACGTTGTCGTAGCTGTCGAGTGTGAACCCCTTCGCGCCGAATGCGTCCGCGATGGTGGCGAAATCGGGCATCCAGCCGTACTCCGAGGCCATCCGCCGCTTCTCGAAGAAGGCGTCCTGCCACTGGCGCACCATCCCGATGGCTTCGTTGTTCAGCACGACGACGGTGATGTCGAGATTCTCCCGGACTGCAACCGAGAGCTCCTGTAGCGTCATCAGGAACGACCCATCGCCTTCGAAGCAGACGACCTCTCGGTCAGGCGTCGCGGTTTTGGCGCCGATGGCTGCGGGCAGGCCGTACCCCATCGTCCCCAGCCCGTGGCTGGAGATCCAGCAGCGCGGTTCGCGGTAGGTCCAGTACTGTGCCGCCCACATCTGGTGCTGGCCAACGCCCGTCGTGACGATAGTGTCCGCCGGCGTCGCTTCGTCCATCGCCTCGACGACGAACTG is a window of halophilic archaeon DL31 DNA encoding:
- a CDS encoding hypothetical protein (KEGG: nph:NP2196A hypothetical protein) translates to MTVFTPTDDSERDRATTDTHGTDPAAETPSQTMGSVNHTNPETGESFGDSQVYTRGRVAIVDGGKAEGEPDEGADEAESMGEIDHTPREDAPAASEVYERGGEGKSEDVPADQAEDDDE
- a CDS encoding Ketol-acid reductoisomerase (PFAM: Acetohydroxy acid isomeroreductase, catalytic; Acetohydroxy acid isomeroreductase C-terminal~TIGRFAM: Acetohydroxy acid isomeroreductase~HAMAP: Ketol-acid reductoisomerase~KEGG: hvo:HVO_1506 ketol-acid reductoisomerase), translated to MTDTKVFTDDDAESSYITDKTVAVLGYGSQGHAHASNLADSGVDVVVGLRNDSGSRDVAKADGHTVTTPTKAAAQADVISMLVPDSVQPAVYEEISDGIDAGDTLQFAHGFNIHYDQVEPPEGVDVTMVAPKGPGHIVRRQFERGEGTPGLFAVYRDTSGEAREEALAYAAAIGCTRAGVIETTFREETETDLFGEQAVLCGGVTELIRAGYETLVDAGYSREMAYFECLNEMKLIVDLFYEGGLGEMWDSVSDTAEYGGLTRGEQVVDDHTRANMEKVLEDVQQGKFAREWVVENQAGRPEYGQRRRAEAEHDIEQVGRELRSLFAWSEDTESEEERERATTTADD
- a CDS encoding acetolactate synthase, small subunit (KEGG: hje:HacjB3_10545 acetolactate synthase, small subunit~TIGRFAM: Acetolactate synthase, small subunit~PFAM: Acetolactate synthase, small subunit, C-terminal; Amino acid-binding ACT), producing MSRNRDAGSDRKGLHGPTPEERPRPSGRRSNQGVRVDPDAEASHDPRRTTISALVKHEPGVLAAVAGLVSRRQFNIASLTVGETTNPETARLTLVVEEPEPGVRQVEKQLQKLVPVISVRELGRDSIRRELVLLKVHGDRPAEVQAVAEMHDGTVLDVGPWTITVEVTCEPTKVDDAIDAFRQFGIRELTRTGSTALARGDEWTTDAEEARYERMTDAGEYPGHTNSETTTRPPTHADD